Proteins from a single region of Amycolatopsis sp. CA-230715:
- a CDS encoding sensor histidine kinase produces MRWRKETLREVLLVTALGAAVALGTPVAAAGQAPPRVPLDEFAWVLMALAVALVPLRLVRPVVTLIAITLVTGTYLVAGYPYGPVVLALAVTAYAVALTTKPPVAWSALGLSFTALVGAQTDLARPVEVLPAVFAVVLWLGLPALLAKIARLRRDAVDERLRQRALVEREHAERLAVEHRLAISREVHDVVAHSLSLISLQAGLAVHLFDRQPDEARAALTTIRQSSGEALADLRRVLTSLREPAPTAPDHLRLDRLGEVVDRVRRGGRSVSLEVIGRVRPMPGAVETCAYRVVQESLTNVLKHTDDASAAVRLTYGEDDMTVEVVDTGGGNPSPGGSGQGIAGIRDRVVALGGRLSAGPVPSGGFRVRAWLPVVGG; encoded by the coding sequence GTGCGTTGGCGCAAGGAAACGCTACGCGAGGTTCTCCTGGTGACCGCCCTCGGCGCGGCGGTCGCCCTCGGTACACCCGTGGCCGCGGCAGGGCAGGCCCCGCCACGCGTGCCGTTGGACGAGTTCGCCTGGGTGCTGATGGCGCTCGCCGTGGCGCTGGTACCGCTGCGGCTCGTCCGCCCGGTGGTGACCCTGATCGCGATCACCCTGGTGACGGGGACGTACCTCGTGGCGGGCTACCCGTACGGGCCGGTGGTGCTCGCGCTCGCGGTCACCGCGTACGCGGTAGCGCTCACGACCAAGCCACCGGTGGCATGGAGTGCGCTCGGCTTGTCGTTCACCGCATTGGTAGGTGCGCAGACCGACCTGGCGCGGCCGGTCGAGGTGCTGCCCGCCGTGTTCGCGGTGGTCCTGTGGCTGGGGCTGCCCGCGTTGCTGGCGAAGATCGCGCGACTGCGCCGGGATGCCGTAGACGAGCGTCTGCGGCAGCGGGCCTTGGTCGAGCGCGAGCACGCCGAGCGGCTCGCCGTGGAGCACCGGCTGGCGATCAGCCGCGAGGTGCACGACGTCGTGGCGCACAGCCTGTCCCTGATCAGCCTGCAGGCCGGACTGGCCGTGCACCTGTTCGACCGGCAGCCGGACGAGGCCCGTGCCGCGCTGACCACCATCCGGCAGTCCAGCGGCGAGGCGCTCGCCGATCTGCGCCGGGTGCTGACCTCGCTGCGCGAGCCGGCACCGACGGCCCCGGACCACCTGCGGCTGGATCGGCTCGGCGAGGTGGTCGACCGGGTCCGGCGCGGCGGCCGGTCGGTGTCGTTGGAGGTGATCGGCCGGGTGCGACCGATGCCGGGCGCGGTGGAGACGTGCGCCTATCGCGTGGTGCAGGAGTCCCTCACCAACGTGCTCAAGCACACGGACGACGCCTCGGCCGCGGTACGGCTGACCTACGGGGAGGACGACATGACCGTGGAGGTGGTGGACACCGGCGGTGGGAATCCGTCGCCGGGTGGCTCCGGCCAGGGCATCGCGGGCATCCGGGACCGGGTGGTCGCTCTAGGTGGACGGCTCAGCGCCGGCCCCGTCCCGTCCGGGGGATTCCGGGTGCGCGCCTGGCTTCCGGTGGTGGGCGGGTGA
- a CDS encoding immunity 49 family protein, which translates to MTIVARHSTDADRAWKQIAALSPKMGFYLDSVAENTSALSTVWRRALLLGQYRTVVDPGAESSETWADLGLAAQAAAAVFAAATAPAGEEVNAVVGRPVTFAATGPHDDAHPGAWVTAAWLAVLRRDNAVIQQLAAVPLDVLRASGVEHDAYLMPWVETLQAFLAHREVTPEMFVPAMDGTDPDTARFTPPSAMLQLVYPPIRMFYYVLRRDTEKFTEAYVAALERHRAFWTAEGREDDPSGFLALAPLAVAVLARTVGMTFDVRSDYAPANLLSGAVPARND; encoded by the coding sequence ATGACCATCGTTGCACGGCATTCCACCGACGCCGACCGGGCGTGGAAGCAGATCGCGGCGCTGTCCCCGAAGATGGGCTTCTACCTCGACAGCGTCGCGGAGAACACCAGTGCCCTGTCCACGGTGTGGCGCCGGGCGCTGCTGCTCGGGCAGTACCGCACCGTCGTCGACCCGGGGGCCGAGTCCTCGGAAACCTGGGCGGACCTCGGTCTCGCCGCGCAGGCCGCGGCCGCCGTCTTCGCCGCGGCCACCGCGCCCGCTGGCGAAGAAGTCAACGCCGTGGTCGGCCGTCCCGTCACGTTCGCCGCCACCGGTCCCCATGACGACGCGCACCCCGGGGCGTGGGTCACCGCGGCCTGGCTCGCCGTGCTGCGGCGGGACAACGCGGTGATCCAGCAACTCGCCGCGGTGCCGCTCGACGTGCTGCGCGCGTCGGGCGTCGAGCACGACGCGTACCTGATGCCGTGGGTCGAGACGTTGCAGGCGTTCCTCGCGCACCGCGAGGTCACACCGGAGATGTTCGTGCCCGCGATGGACGGCACCGATCCGGACACCGCGCGGTTCACCCCGCCCTCGGCGATGCTGCAGCTCGTGTACCCGCCGATCCGGATGTTCTACTACGTGTTGCGCCGCGACACGGAGAAGTTCACCGAGGCCTACGTTGCCGCACTGGAACGGCACCGCGCGTTCTGGACCGCCGAGGGCAGGGAGGACGACCCCAGCGGCTTCCTCGCGCTGGCCCCGCTGGCGGTGGCGGTGCTGGCCCGCACCGTGGGCATGACGTTCGACGTGCGGTCCGATTACGCGCCGGCGAACCTGCTTTCGGGCGCCGTTCCCGCGCGGAACGACTGA
- a CDS encoding ABC-F family ATP-binding cassette domain-containing protein, whose translation MVATLVAKDLAAGHGDRVLFSGLDLVVAPGDVIGLVGVNGAGKSTLLRTLAGLLPVEGGTVRANPPAATIGYLAQEPERLAGETLRGFLARRTGVTAAKQALDQVTTALADGERGAEDDYAEVLDRWLELGGADLDDRAGEVAASLGLEVPLDQPMTGLSGGQAARAGLAALLLSRYDVFLLDEPTNDLDLDGLERLERFVSGLRAGAVIVSHDREFLSRTVTSVVELDLAQQQVRAYGGGYEAYLEEREVARRHARADYEEYANTVDALTARARAQRAWMEKGVKNARRKAGDNDKVGRKFRSEATEKQAAKARQTERLIERLEVVEEPRKEWELRMEIAAAPRSGAVVASLTGAVVRRGPFALGPVHFQLDWADRVAITGPNGAGKSTLLAALLGRVELAEGHGALGSGVVVGEVDQARNRFLGDERLVDAFAAEVPEITPADVRTLLAKFGLKAPHVIRPAATLSPGERTRAALALLQARGVNLLVLDEPTNHLDLPAIEQLESALASYSGTLLLVTHDRRMIEAVETTRRLVVEHGKVAEL comes from the coding sequence ATGGTCGCCACTCTTGTCGCGAAGGACCTTGCTGCGGGGCACGGGGATCGCGTTCTCTTTTCCGGGTTGGACCTCGTCGTCGCACCCGGCGACGTCATCGGGCTGGTCGGCGTCAACGGCGCGGGCAAGTCGACGCTGCTGCGCACCCTCGCCGGGCTCCTGCCGGTCGAAGGCGGCACGGTGCGGGCGAACCCGCCCGCCGCGACGATCGGCTACCTCGCCCAGGAGCCGGAGCGGCTGGCAGGCGAAACCCTGCGGGGCTTCCTCGCCCGCCGCACCGGGGTGACGGCGGCGAAGCAGGCGCTCGACCAGGTCACCACGGCGCTGGCCGACGGTGAGCGCGGCGCCGAGGACGACTACGCCGAGGTACTCGACCGTTGGCTCGAACTCGGCGGCGCCGATCTGGACGACCGCGCGGGCGAGGTGGCCGCGAGCCTCGGCCTCGAGGTGCCCCTCGACCAGCCCATGACCGGGTTGTCCGGCGGCCAGGCCGCGCGGGCGGGCCTTGCCGCGCTGCTGCTGAGCCGGTACGACGTGTTCCTGCTCGACGAGCCGACGAACGACCTCGATCTCGACGGCCTCGAACGGCTCGAACGGTTCGTGTCGGGGCTGCGGGCGGGCGCCGTGATCGTCAGCCACGACCGCGAGTTCCTGTCCCGCACGGTCACCAGCGTCGTCGAGCTGGATCTCGCGCAGCAGCAGGTTCGCGCCTACGGCGGTGGGTACGAGGCCTACCTCGAAGAGCGCGAGGTGGCGCGACGGCACGCGCGCGCGGATTACGAGGAGTACGCGAACACGGTGGACGCGTTGACCGCCCGCGCGCGTGCGCAGCGCGCCTGGATGGAAAAGGGCGTCAAAAACGCGCGCCGCAAGGCCGGTGACAACGACAAGGTCGGCCGCAAGTTCCGCAGCGAGGCGACGGAAAAGCAGGCCGCGAAGGCACGGCAGACGGAACGGCTGATCGAGCGGCTCGAGGTGGTGGAGGAACCGCGCAAGGAGTGGGAGCTGCGGATGGAGATCGCGGCGGCGCCGCGCTCCGGCGCCGTCGTCGCCTCGCTCACCGGCGCGGTGGTGCGCCGGGGCCCGTTCGCGCTCGGCCCGGTGCACTTCCAGCTCGACTGGGCGGACCGGGTCGCCATCACCGGCCCGAACGGCGCCGGGAAGTCCACGCTCCTCGCGGCGTTGCTGGGCAGGGTGGAACTGGCCGAAGGGCACGGCGCGCTGGGGTCCGGCGTCGTGGTCGGCGAGGTCGACCAGGCCAGGAACCGCTTCCTCGGCGACGAACGGCTGGTCGACGCGTTCGCGGCCGAGGTGCCGGAGATAACACCGGCGGACGTCAGGACGCTGCTGGCGAAGTTCGGGCTCAAGGCGCCGCACGTGATCCGCCCGGCCGCGACGCTGTCGCCGGGGGAGCGGACGAGGGCGGCGCTCGCGCTGTTGCAGGCGCGCGGGGTGAACCTGCTCGTACTGGACGAGCCGACGAACCATCTTGACCTGCCCGCGATCGAGCAGCTCGAATCGGCGCTGGCGAGCTATTCCGGCACGCTCCTGCTGGTCACGCACGACCGCCGCATGATCGAAGCGGTGGAGACCACGCGGCGGCTCGTCGTCGAGCACGGGAAGGTCGCCGAGCTGTAG
- a CDS encoding snapalysin family zinc-dependent metalloprotease, which yields MPSTPMIVVRVTTRNGPSGPAHPFHFGRWLVEGIEELSSLRYVGAVGVFAAVTATGVVVAPSASAAVEWDGCGVTPSHENGTNVVTYRDDTGDGSMADAIRSAVSNWNSSNADVEVKATSGTPNVTFVSRDLGDAYGSTKCASNGRTTISLDPTLWNNDLNTQHPEHHVHTAAHEFGHALGLGHDGDCGALMQTGGAKCDPWTTGPNSEEASLVAKILSGNNNSAGRDLEIALSK from the coding sequence GTGCCCAGCACGCCGATGATCGTGGTCCGGGTCACCACTCGAAACGGGCCGTCGGGGCCCGCCCACCCGTTCCACTTCGGACGGTGGCTCGTGGAAGGAATCGAAGAATTGAGCAGTCTGCGCTATGTCGGGGCGGTCGGCGTGTTCGCCGCCGTCACCGCGACCGGGGTCGTCGTGGCACCGTCGGCGTCCGCGGCCGTGGAATGGGACGGCTGCGGGGTGACCCCGAGCCACGAGAACGGCACCAACGTGGTCACCTACCGCGACGACACCGGTGACGGCTCGATGGCGGACGCCATCCGGTCCGCGGTGTCGAATTGGAACTCGTCCAACGCCGACGTCGAGGTGAAGGCGACCTCCGGCACCCCGAACGTCACCTTCGTTTCGCGCGATCTCGGCGACGCCTACGGGTCCACCAAGTGCGCGTCGAACGGGCGCACCACCATCTCGCTGGATCCCACGCTCTGGAACAACGACCTCAACACCCAGCACCCGGAGCACCACGTCCACACCGCGGCGCACGAGTTCGGGCACGCGCTCGGCCTCGGCCACGACGGCGACTGCGGCGCGCTGATGCAGACCGGCGGCGCGAAGTGCGACCCGTGGACCACCGGCCCGAACTCCGAAGAGGCGTCGCTGGTCGCGAAGATCCTGTCCGGCAACAACAACAGCGCCGGGCGCGACCTCGAGATCGCACTGTCCAAGTAG
- a CDS encoding ATP-binding protein, protein MRTGSPALVGRADELAAVTGILAAGAGVVLLGGEAGIGKTRLVEELAVSAERLVLVGRCARFDEPVPFGPVVDALRNLENEKAIVERAAHRPITGALRRYLPEIADRLPPEPPESGDAPSDRHTVFRAFVELLRCAGPVLLVVEDAQWADEQTRRLLRYLSGDTAGQVSAVVTYRPEEVDGEHPLAKPGNPGAAVPHVRLGPLTAAQVHELASAIAGTHRISGELARELFRLSGGNPLVVGELVRAKQDPAPPWDTSERFDVPQTVADAIRARTAALPPDAKRVVDCAAVLDTKAGPGSITTEVLTALTGLTPEATRAGLVAAVEANVLTGTAAGGYGFRHAAARRAVYEAIPGPRRETSHRHAFHKLEGTAAELAEHALHGGLAREYGRYAELAADEAIARGEGTVAVRALLRLALRPGTGRADLERIAGKIGEVAPYCDDRVEAIRVLDRTLALPGLTDRCRGMVRTSLGQLLLRQVGGVEAGRLALIRAAAELADFPELAARTGSYLAKPLYGSTPLAAHLPWMRKVDAAIRRAEDTPGTTFLLANNVGSWLDIGDPHGWSLLARLPEAPRTDEEQRDVERAYNNAADACAWTGRYRDGLRLIGMAFGCSTAGGQKQRVASRSTKLHLDWLTGAWDGLAARAGKLRAGHPEIHGISSEASLVLGFLAAAKGDWTEASVLFGELRLDRPENLSAPIVLAGYGGLVRLSLARERFAEAAEFADRAVEFLRHKGIWAWAGEVAACAAEAYCRVGRADDARVLVGELAASLPGIDAPAAATALRVCRAVVHEADGEHARAREEFDAASRDYDGFPAPYFAAQCAEQAAAAGLCAGDDEATEELAEVAARFEVLGATRDAARCRHRLRAAGGFTPSRRGRNGYGRSLSPREAHVAELLAKGHTNREIAEVLLISVRTVEQHVARVLRKLDVDSRGAVRESALVER, encoded by the coding sequence ATGCGGACCGGATCGCCCGCGCTGGTGGGAAGAGCGGACGAACTCGCCGCGGTGACCGGGATACTCGCCGCCGGCGCCGGTGTCGTGCTGCTGGGCGGTGAAGCGGGCATCGGGAAGACCAGACTGGTCGAAGAACTGGCCGTTTCCGCGGAGCGTCTGGTACTCGTCGGCCGGTGCGCGCGATTCGACGAACCCGTCCCGTTCGGTCCCGTCGTCGACGCACTGCGGAACCTGGAAAACGAAAAGGCGATCGTCGAACGGGCCGCGCACCGCCCGATAACCGGGGCACTGCGCCGATATCTGCCCGAGATCGCCGATCGCCTGCCACCCGAGCCACCGGAGAGCGGGGACGCGCCGTCGGACCGGCACACCGTGTTCCGCGCGTTCGTCGAGCTGCTGCGCTGCGCGGGGCCGGTGCTGCTGGTCGTCGAAGACGCGCAGTGGGCGGACGAACAAACGCGACGGCTGCTGAGGTACCTGTCCGGGGACACGGCGGGACAGGTGAGCGCCGTGGTGACCTACCGGCCGGAGGAGGTCGACGGCGAGCACCCGCTCGCGAAACCGGGGAACCCCGGCGCTGCCGTGCCGCACGTCCGGCTGGGACCGTTGACGGCAGCGCAGGTGCACGAACTGGCGTCGGCGATCGCGGGCACGCATCGCATCTCGGGCGAGCTTGCGCGCGAGCTGTTCCGGCTCAGCGGCGGGAACCCGCTCGTGGTGGGGGAACTGGTGCGCGCCAAGCAGGATCCCGCGCCGCCGTGGGACACCTCCGAGCGGTTCGACGTGCCGCAGACGGTGGCCGACGCGATCCGCGCGCGGACGGCGGCGCTGCCACCGGACGCGAAGCGGGTGGTCGACTGCGCCGCGGTGCTCGACACGAAGGCGGGACCCGGTTCGATCACGACCGAGGTGCTGACGGCGCTGACCGGCCTCACCCCGGAGGCCACGCGAGCGGGTCTCGTCGCCGCGGTCGAAGCGAACGTGCTGACGGGCACGGCCGCGGGCGGGTACGGGTTCCGGCACGCGGCGGCGCGGCGCGCGGTCTACGAAGCGATTCCCGGGCCCCGCCGCGAAACCTCGCACCGGCACGCCTTCCACAAGCTCGAAGGCACGGCAGCCGAACTGGCCGAGCACGCCTTGCACGGCGGGCTCGCGCGCGAGTACGGCCGGTACGCCGAGCTGGCCGCGGACGAAGCGATCGCGCGGGGCGAGGGGACCGTGGCGGTGCGCGCGCTGCTGCGGCTGGCGCTCCGGCCGGGCACCGGGCGTGCCGATCTCGAGCGCATCGCGGGCAAGATCGGCGAGGTCGCGCCCTACTGCGACGACCGCGTCGAAGCGATCCGGGTGCTCGACCGGACGCTGGCGCTGCCCGGCCTGACGGACCGCTGCCGCGGCATGGTGCGGACCAGCCTCGGGCAGCTGCTGCTGCGCCAGGTCGGCGGTGTCGAGGCGGGGCGCCTCGCGCTCATCAGGGCGGCAGCCGAGCTGGCCGACTTCCCCGAACTGGCCGCGCGAACCGGTTCCTACCTGGCGAAACCGCTGTACGGTTCGACCCCGCTCGCCGCGCACCTGCCGTGGATGCGCAAGGTCGACGCCGCCATCCGGCGTGCCGAGGACACCCCCGGTACGACGTTCCTGCTGGCGAACAACGTCGGGTCGTGGCTCGACATCGGCGATCCGCACGGCTGGTCGTTGCTGGCCCGCCTGCCCGAAGCACCGCGCACGGACGAAGAACAGCGCGACGTCGAACGCGCCTACAACAACGCGGCCGACGCGTGCGCGTGGACCGGCCGGTACCGCGACGGGCTCCGCCTGATCGGGATGGCGTTCGGCTGCTCGACGGCGGGCGGTCAGAAGCAACGGGTCGCGAGCCGGTCGACGAAACTGCACCTCGACTGGCTCACCGGCGCGTGGGACGGGCTCGCCGCACGTGCTGGGAAACTGCGCGCGGGCCATCCCGAGATCCACGGCATCAGCAGCGAGGCCTCGCTGGTGCTCGGGTTCCTCGCCGCCGCGAAGGGGGATTGGACGGAGGCGTCGGTCCTGTTCGGTGAACTGCGCCTGGACCGCCCGGAGAACCTGTCGGCGCCGATCGTGCTGGCCGGGTATGGCGGTCTCGTCCGGTTGAGCCTTGCGCGCGAGCGGTTCGCCGAAGCGGCCGAGTTCGCCGATCGCGCGGTGGAGTTCTTGCGGCACAAGGGGATCTGGGCTTGGGCTGGGGAGGTCGCCGCCTGCGCCGCGGAGGCTTACTGCCGGGTGGGCCGCGCCGATGACGCCCGCGTGCTCGTCGGCGAACTGGCCGCGTCACTGCCGGGAATCGACGCCCCGGCCGCGGCCACCGCGCTGCGGGTCTGCCGCGCGGTCGTGCACGAAGCCGACGGGGAGCACGCGCGGGCGCGCGAGGAGTTCGATGCCGCGAGCCGGGACTACGACGGCTTCCCCGCGCCGTACTTCGCGGCGCAGTGCGCCGAGCAGGCCGCCGCGGCGGGGCTTTGCGCCGGTGACGACGAAGCGACCGAGGAACTGGCCGAGGTGGCCGCCCGATTCGAGGTGCTCGGGGCGACGCGGGACGCCGCGCGCTGCCGTCACCGGCTGCGCGCGGCGGGCGGGTTCACGCCGTCGAGGCGGGGCCGCAACGGCTACGGGAGGTCGTTGTCCCCGCGCGAAGCCCACGTGGCGGAACTGCTGGCGAAGGGCCACACCAACCGGGAGATCGCCGAGGTGCTCCTGATTTCGGTGCGCACGGTGGAACAGCACGTCGCCAGGGTGCTGCGGAAACTGGACGTCGATTCCCGCGGCGCCGTGCGCGAATCCGCACTCGTCGAACGGTGA
- a CDS encoding S8 family serine peptidase, whose product MEQTLRTRWRRGAIAALATVLAAATVGVAAPTASAQPSPPPSPGAGGAAGKELDEHDRALVAEAEQAGKPDVTLLVAAERGKTDAAANELRSLGGVVQSADAKLDYLKVTVPVGAADKASKLGSINAVDVDGIIKIDDPAPEGSADPSPQPAPGKNTPRVNPYLPTGDTFAAQFGQVFPAWDGKDTTVAVLDSGVDLDNPALATTSHGEHKITDWYTANSPTSGDGTWVKQSAQTYTGKFDASGRTWTAPATGGPYTFGVFSETAGDLGAADSETGGDVNRDGDRKDSWGVLLDTATKQVRVDLDGDGDFTDEKPMTDYKDHQDVGFFGTDNPATDIAERMAFVVQTDKAGYVNIGIAGAEHGSHVAGIAAGNDLFGGRMDGAAPGAKVLSVKVCLTSSGCTSSGLIDGVIYAASHGADVVNISIGGLPALNDGNNARAELYNRTIAEYNVQLFISAGNSGAGANSVGDPSVATDAMSVGSYITDDTWLSNYGSKTQAPEGLHPFSSRGPREDGGFKPDIVAPGAAISTVPRWLQPSPIPGTYPLPAGYAMLQGTSMASPQATGAAALLISAYKATHGGQRPPVAQLRSAIKSTARFVKGVSANAQGAGLFNVAAAFVALQVNPRPDAVTTSVEVHTVQTGLLATPNVGVGIHDREGVTAGKAYTRTYTVTRTTGSARPVPYFASWVGNDGTFSSGNFLSLPLNKPVKFDVQVKPGPGAHSALLRLDNPLTIGIDVQTMNTVFAPTEFTADKGYRVENSGTIARNQATSLFVRVPQGASALKIDLDAGGPPGKGQVRFLRYDPTGVPIDITSTTNCYNPDGGAGCAGGTPTSRTVTNPLPGVWELVVEARRTSDVPVAPWKLAATVLGTTVTPNPDDIASAKIGTPVNRSYAVANTLGAFTGKLTGGTLGSAKIDRPTIATGAQQQYPVTIAPGSTSFTATIGKPADTAADLDLGVYNCTSGTCVLAGQSADGDAEESVTIANPAAGKWVVAVDGFAIPSGSTAYDYLDVFTAPSFGSVAVTDADAPHAAGTSWTVPGAVTAASAPGEGRVLRGELTVRTAEGTAVGGGTVLVRSVS is encoded by the coding sequence ATGGAGCAAACCCTGCGAACGCGGTGGAGACGCGGAGCGATCGCGGCGCTGGCCACGGTGCTGGCCGCGGCCACCGTCGGCGTCGCCGCGCCGACCGCTTCCGCCCAGCCGAGCCCGCCGCCGAGCCCCGGCGCGGGCGGCGCCGCCGGTAAGGAACTCGACGAGCACGACCGCGCGCTCGTCGCCGAGGCCGAGCAGGCGGGCAAGCCCGATGTCACCCTGCTCGTCGCGGCCGAGCGGGGGAAGACCGACGCCGCGGCGAACGAACTGCGCTCGCTCGGCGGTGTCGTCCAGTCCGCTGACGCGAAGCTCGACTACCTCAAGGTGACGGTCCCCGTCGGCGCCGCGGACAAGGCGTCGAAGCTGGGTTCGATCAACGCCGTCGACGTCGACGGCATCATCAAGATCGACGACCCGGCCCCGGAAGGGTCGGCCGATCCGAGCCCGCAGCCCGCGCCCGGCAAGAACACCCCGCGCGTGAACCCGTACCTGCCGACCGGCGACACCTTCGCCGCGCAGTTCGGGCAGGTGTTCCCCGCCTGGGACGGCAAGGACACCACCGTCGCCGTGCTCGACTCCGGCGTCGACCTCGACAACCCCGCGCTCGCCACCACCAGCCACGGCGAGCACAAGATCACCGACTGGTACACCGCGAACTCCCCCACCTCCGGTGACGGCACCTGGGTGAAGCAGTCCGCGCAGACCTACACCGGCAAGTTCGACGCCAGCGGCCGGACCTGGACCGCGCCCGCCACCGGCGGCCCGTACACCTTCGGCGTGTTCTCCGAAACCGCGGGCGACCTCGGCGCTGCGGACAGCGAGACCGGCGGCGACGTCAACCGCGACGGTGACCGCAAGGACTCGTGGGGCGTGCTGCTCGACACCGCGACCAAGCAGGTGCGGGTCGACCTCGACGGCGACGGGGACTTCACCGATGAGAAGCCGATGACCGACTACAAGGATCACCAGGACGTCGGGTTCTTCGGCACCGACAACCCCGCGACCGACATCGCCGAGCGCATGGCCTTCGTGGTGCAGACCGACAAGGCCGGGTACGTCAACATCGGGATCGCGGGCGCCGAGCACGGCTCGCACGTCGCCGGGATCGCCGCGGGCAACGACCTGTTCGGCGGCCGGATGGACGGCGCGGCGCCCGGCGCGAAGGTGCTCTCGGTCAAGGTGTGCCTCACCAGCAGCGGGTGCACGTCGAGCGGGCTGATCGACGGTGTCATCTACGCCGCCAGCCACGGGGCCGACGTCGTGAACATCTCGATCGGCGGGCTCCCCGCGCTCAACGACGGCAACAACGCGCGCGCCGAGCTCTACAACCGCACGATCGCCGAGTACAACGTGCAGCTGTTCATTTCGGCGGGCAACAGCGGAGCCGGTGCCAACTCGGTCGGTGACCCGTCGGTCGCCACGGACGCGATGAGCGTCGGGTCCTACATCACCGATGACACCTGGTTGTCGAACTACGGCTCGAAAACCCAGGCGCCGGAAGGACTCCACCCGTTCTCGTCGCGCGGTCCGCGCGAGGACGGCGGGTTCAAGCCGGACATCGTCGCACCGGGTGCCGCGATCTCGACGGTGCCGAGGTGGCTGCAGCCGAGCCCGATTCCGGGTACCTACCCGCTTCCGGCCGGATACGCGATGCTGCAGGGCACCTCAATGGCGTCCCCGCAGGCGACCGGTGCCGCCGCGCTGCTGATCAGCGCGTACAAGGCGACGCACGGCGGCCAGCGCCCGCCGGTGGCGCAGCTTCGTTCGGCGATCAAGTCGACCGCGCGGTTCGTCAAGGGTGTTTCCGCCAACGCGCAGGGCGCCGGGCTGTTCAACGTGGCCGCCGCTTTCGTTGCCCTGCAAGTGAACCCTCGGCCAGACGCGGTGACCACCTCGGTCGAGGTGCACACCGTCCAAACCGGACTGCTGGCCACCCCGAACGTCGGCGTCGGCATCCACGACCGCGAGGGCGTCACCGCGGGCAAGGCCTACACCCGCACCTACACGGTGACCAGGACGACCGGGTCGGCGCGGCCGGTGCCGTACTTCGCGAGCTGGGTCGGCAACGACGGCACGTTCTCCTCGGGCAACTTCCTTTCGTTGCCGCTCAACAAACCCGTCAAGTTCGACGTGCAGGTGAAACCCGGACCCGGCGCGCATTCGGCGTTGCTGCGGCTGGACAACCCGCTCACCATCGGCATCGACGTGCAGACCATGAACACGGTCTTCGCGCCGACCGAGTTCACCGCGGACAAGGGGTACCGCGTCGAAAACAGCGGCACCATCGCGCGCAACCAGGCCACCAGCCTGTTCGTGCGCGTGCCGCAGGGCGCGAGCGCGCTGAAGATCGACCTCGACGCGGGCGGCCCGCCGGGGAAGGGCCAGGTCCGGTTCCTGCGCTACGACCCGACCGGGGTCCCGATCGACATCACCTCGACGACCAACTGCTACAACCCCGACGGCGGCGCGGGCTGCGCGGGCGGCACCCCGACCAGCCGCACGGTGACGAACCCGCTGCCGGGCGTCTGGGAACTGGTCGTCGAAGCGCGCCGGACCTCCGATGTGCCGGTGGCGCCGTGGAAGCTCGCCGCCACCGTGCTCGGCACCACCGTCACCCCGAACCCGGACGACATCGCGTCGGCGAAGATCGGGACACCGGTGAACCGGAGCTACGCGGTGGCCAACACGCTCGGCGCGTTCACCGGGAAGCTCACCGGGGGCACGCTGGGCAGCGCCAAGATCGACCGGCCGACCATCGCCACCGGCGCGCAGCAGCAGTACCCCGTGACGATCGCACCGGGATCGACCTCGTTCACCGCGACCATCGGCAAACCCGCCGACACCGCGGCCGATCTCGACCTCGGCGTCTACAACTGCACGAGCGGGACCTGCGTGCTCGCGGGGCAGAGCGCCGACGGCGACGCCGAGGAGTCGGTGACGATCGCGAACCCCGCCGCGGGCAAGTGGGTCGTCGCGGTCGACGGGTTCGCGATCCCGTCGGGCAGCACCGCCTACGACTACCTCGACGTGTTCACCGCGCCCTCGTTCGGCTCGGTCGCGGTGACCGACGCCGACGCGCCGCACGCGGCGGGCACGTCGTGGACGGTGCCGGGCGCGGTGACGGCGGCGAGCGCTCCCGGCGAAGGGCGCGTGCTGCGCGGCGAGCTGACCGTGCGGACCGCGGAGGGCACCGCGGTCGGTGGCGGAACGGTACTGGTTCGTTCCGTTTCCTGA